The Dethiosulfovibrio peptidovorans DSM 11002 nucleotide sequence CGAGTTTATCACAGGGGCCATGAAATCCGTCTGGCTTATGATCCCCAGCATCGTAGAGCTCGCTTCCAATGTCATGATATCTCCGTCTAGCTCTCCAAGGTACACTCTTCGAGGTAACAGTTCGGGGGTACTTGCGAACTCGTATATAGGATCCTTCGCCTCCACGTACAACCCGTCTTTCACCTTCGCCACGATGTGGTAGGGGTACTCCACCCCGTCGTGGACGTGTTTTTCCTCCTTGAGTATCTCCAACCCGCCTATGGCCGCCAATTTCTTCATTAGCACCAGGGGGTGACACCCCAGAGTATCAATCCTTTTTACCGCCATTACATTACCTCCCTATTGAGATATGACCCTGAGCCGGGCCGTCAGTACCGAGTTCGGCGCATCGTAAGGCAGAGACACCCTCAAGAAACACCGTCTTCCGCTCCACTGTCGGATATTTCCTATGGCGTGCCCCCTTTCGTAGGAGTAATCCATACGGACCTCCGAATCCACGGCGGGAGCGGCCCCGAAGGTAATCGTCCCCTTTACGTTGTTGAGGGCGTAGTCCGTCACCTCCTGCCCCCCTACCAGCACCTTCGAGACTTCACGTATCAAAGGGGTGCCGGTGTCGAATATCTTTTTACTCCCGTCTCCAGTTCCAACCAGACGGTTCTCCACGGAGAAGGCCCCGCCCAGCTTGAAAAAAGCGGTCTCCGCATCGTCGGCCATGTCGTTCTGGCTATATGGATTATCAAGACCGGAGCTCCTGGTCTCGTAATATCCTCCCTGACAGACGGGATCCACGTAGGAGAACAGCACGGACTCGTTGGCCTCCGGAGGCTCCGCTATGTACAGGCTCTCGCCGTCGTCTTGGATCTCGAAGCCTGTTCCCTCCGGTATCTCCACTCCTCCCACCAACAACTTCAATGGCGTCAGACATCTGGACGGAAGGGGAAAGGATCTAGTCACTCCGTCTCCGGCCACGCCAGCGACCTGCTCCATGGTCACTATTACGGCGTTGGCGTCGGTGGACCCTACGGAGTAGGCATAATCGCAGGTGACCACCTTCCCGTCGGCAGGAGGGGACGAAAAAACTATCAGACCGTTCTCGTGGTCCACAGAGACCCCCGTCGCAGGTGAGCCGTCCACCTTGACCGCGACTGGAGCCTCCGGATGGTTCACCAGCGGCTTGAACTGGGTGGCGAAACTGACCCTCGCTCCGTCGGCGGTCCCCAGCAACTCGCCGGACACCTGAGTCGGCCTGTCGTTCCATAGGCGGAACCCTATCTGTACACTGGTCGTCCCGGTGTCTATGGCCCCGAAGTCCAACCGGCTCAGTGGATACGCATCGTCGCTCGTTCTCAACTGCATTATCGGCATATCTATTCCTCCCTTTTTTCTTCCTCTTTCCATAGCCGGGCCATCCGGTCCAGTTCCTCAGGCGACTGCCGTATCACCACCGGAAAAAACCGGGCGTACCAGGTATGGAGAGCCATCCTCGTCCACCATTCGCCGAACCCGAACACCTCTAGAGCCTTGTCGTAATCCCCGATGGACAGGGAGCATCTGCCATGGCCGAACAGGGCCACGATCGCCCCATTCTCACGAGACCCCAGGCTTACCAGTTCCCAATCGGTCGCCTGCTCCAAGACATACGGAGAGGGGCTCGTCTCGCACCGGACCGACAGCCAGACCCCCGTCCAATGTCGAAGCATCACCCAAGGTGGTCCCTTCCCTCGTCGACCTCCAGCCTCGCATCGACCAGCGGGACGGTGGGGTCTATGGCCGCCGCAGAAAGTATCTGATGATCGTAGGTCTGACCCATGGTCACCGCCGGACGGTTTATGTCCTGGGCTTTCTCTCTCCACAGATCCATCCTCTCCACCATGTTCTCCGCCAGCGCCGCCTCGGGGTTCCCCGTCGGCTCCGGAAGAGGATACAGACAGGGTTTATTCCCGAGAATGGAGTCTATGTCCTCCTTTACCCCGCCGCTTCCCCCAGGCCAGGTTCCCCACCTAGCCCAGTAGGTGGAGGGGACCAATCCGGCGGCCTTTTCTCCTACCTCTCCCGCCTCCTCCGGGTCGATCCGGCGCGCCCCGCTCCGACAGACCCCCCAGACCTCCGGCTTGGGGTCGTTGCCGGTGGCCTCTTTCAGCTTGGAAAAAACAGCCATAGGCTCGTCTCTGACCGTAGCCCATCCGGCGAAAGTCCAGAAATAACCAGGTCCGGCGTCCACCTCTTCCCATTCTTGGAATAGAGGGTCTCCAACGTACAGCCGTTGATTCGGCAGAGTGTAAACCAGCATGGCGTCCCCGAAGGAGTCCTCCAGGTACTTGTTGAAAGCCTCCTGAACCATCAGGGCTCCGTACAGGGCGAACCCTCCTCCGAGACCGACGAGAGGCATTAGGAAAGACCAGTCGGTGGTCTCCAGTAACTTCCGATAACGTATCCTTCCTACCGGGGCGTGGAACAGACTCCAGTCCGCACCGGGGAAGTGGTGAACGTGGTAATTCCCCTGTCCATACGGGGCCACCAGTCTGTCGGAACAGGGCCATGAAACCCGGTTTTTCTCCCAGCCTCCACCGTCGTACTTCCATGCCATCACATCGAGGGCCTCGTCTTCGTAGTTGTCTCCGGATAGATAGATCAGGCCGTCGGAAGTTACCGACATTCCCTTTCGGTTGTCCCTGTGTGTTCCGTCGTGAAAGTCGTTTGAACCGTCGCTATCGCCCAAGCCTTCCAGGTTCGGAGGGCTTCCCCGAACTCCCAGATCCGGCAAATCCCACCAGCCTATTTCCAGAGGATCCCCCGCCCTGCCCAGCCAGGGGATGCAGAGGTCTTCCGGCTTCACGTCCTGGGAAAAACGCTCTCCTCCCTCGCCTACCGCCTCCACCGGGGAACTACTTTCAAGGCAGACCTTTTCGTTAGCCGAATGGGACCGGACGAAACCATGTCCCTCAGAAACCTGGATATCTCCCACCTCCGGGACTATGTGCCGTCGCATGGTCCGCATATCCGTGATAACCGCCCCACCGGAGGCCTCTGCAATCAGAAGAGGCCCCGCCGCATCGACCGGCTCTGCTTCTCCGGGAAAACACCATCGCTCCATGGTCCTTGCCGCCCCTCCCAGTTTCGAAGGGATATCTCCGTACGGCCACCAGAAAAAGACTTTCCCGTCCAGAGAAAGAACCCCGGGGAGGGCCAGATAACCCCATCGGGGAGATAGAAAGCCCTCCTCGATCTCGTATAGCCTCGTCTCCTCCCCCCAAAGGTGGAGGGCATAAGGACCACGGACCGACAACAGCCGACCTCGTGGGTCCCCCTCTCCCGCCGCTACATGGACAGCTCCACCTCGTACCGGGATAACCTGTCCCGGTTCTTGCCCTTGGAGCTCTCCGCTATGGACCACCGACAACCCTAGACAGGTACCATCGGAGTCGAAGGAAGTAGGCACCAACAGGGCCCTCCCAGCCGACTTGCTCCCGGCCCCATACAAGACGCCACCGTCCAGCCACAGCCCGCCGAAGGAAGGCTCTGTCATCTCGGTTTCCGCGGCGGGGTCGCAGTCGTACCAGGTCATGCCGTAGACCCCGGAGGACCCTGCGATGTCTCCGATCTCGAACCGCTCCACTTCCATCAGCCTGGCGGCAAGTGCCGCCCTTTCAAGACCCTTGGCCTTGTCTGCCGCCTCGCGAAGTTTGCGGTACTCCTCCCGCTCCCATCTGTAGGCAAAACTCAAAGGCGTATAGCACCACCGGCCGAAAAAAGCCGACTCAACAGAGGAGAGAGAAGGAACGAACGGAGCCGTGTCGCTATCGTCGCACCGGTCCACCCACCAGCCGGAGTTACCGGCGTCGGGCATCGGGCAGGGCATCTCCACGGAGACGAAAACCCCGTCCACGACCAGGCCGCCGGAGACCAGAGCCCAGTCGTACCCCGACAGGACCGCCTCGTCGCATAAAAAAAGAGGGGACAGGCCCTCGCCTACCCCCTCTTCTCGATTCCATATATATACACCGCTCTCGAAAAGCCAGATCCGCCCGTCCCCCGATACCTCGATCAATTCTCCGGATTCGTCCGGCTTCCCGGCCTCCCTATCGAGGAGACGGATTTTAACCGTCTCCGGCACGGCGAAGGGAACCCTGCCAAGCACGTGGCCGGACAACCGCCCGACCGGACCCGTGTAGACTCTCGCTTTCGTCATTTCATCACCGCCTGGATAACGCCGCTGGAGACGCTCCCGGGAGGAAGGAACACAAGTGCGTTGTCTCCTCTCTTGATCCGTATGGAGGAGGTACAGCTGACCGGACGACCGCCCAGTATGACCAGAGCCCTGTCCGGTCGGACGTCCACCACCCGACCGAAGGCGCTCCGGCCCTTGCCGATACTCTCCCTGGCGTAGACGTTGGCGGCGGTGGATCCGGAGTTGAGCAACATCAGATACTCCGGCGGCGTAGTGTCCGAAGGACGGAAGGATATGGAGGTCTGTAGCCTGTCGAAACTGTGTTCCACCGCCATCACCCCCCCGTCCGGATGGACCCTCATGTCCAGGGGTACCGTGACCGTCTCCACTATCCCCCTGCTTACCTTCTTGACCGACAGGATGTTGTCTGCAATGGTCTGGGCTATCGACCTGGCTCGATCCTCCGAGAGATGCTCATCTATGTACAGCTCCTTCTCCGTCCATATACTTCCTCCTCCGGACATGCCCACCACCGGAGACACCGGAGAGGTCCCGGAGGTAGACCCCGCCAGATGGCGGAAAGCCTTGTACCTGGAACACCTCTCGTACCCCGGAGTTTTTCCGTCCTCCAGATAGCCGCAGGGATCACCTTCGATGTAATCCTCCGAATCCGATTCGGAGTCTTCCGTCGAATGAACCGGACCGTCTACCGTCTCGACGCCGCTTCCGTCCCATCCCGAAGGCTTCGACCTCGACGTCCCGGGAGCGGAGACCGCCGATGGAGACTCTACGACCCCGCAGGTTCCATCGCTACACAAAAACGGGCAGGTCTCTTCCGACCAGATCCCGTCTATATAGCGGTTTCCACCGTCCTCGCCCGACGTCTTCTCCCTGTATCTCCTGCCGGGCTGAGACAGCGTTCCGACCTCCTCCGAGATGGAGGATCCGCCTGGAACCTGAATTATCCTCATGGAGCCGTCTTGAAGTAGCGTTTTCATCTGAGCCAGGGCCTCCCCGGCCCTGGAGTTTGCAGGGTCGTAAAGGTCTCCGAAAAGCCCTCTCTCCAGCATATCCGCCAACCCGTTGTCGTCGGTCGTCCTCTCTATACGGGTGACGCATTTACCGTCGTCGTCGAAAACCTCGTCTATCTGTCTCTGTCGCTCCCTCTTTATCATCGTGGTGGTCTGATAGGCCGGAAGCTGTATGTACCTGGTTTGGCCGTCGCTCCCTACCCAGGTAAGAGGGTTCCCGTCCGATCCCGTCACAAGGTCCGCCTCTCCGACGTCTCTTTCCTCATAGCTCCATTCCCTCTCGGTGAGCCCTCTGTATCCGTGATCGTCGTCCCACGTCCAGGCCCGCTCGGTCTTGTGGGTGTAGGGTACGTCGTTTCTTCTTCTGTCGGGATCATACGAATTGATCTCCACTACTTCCTTCAAGATGTGGGTTTTGTCCATGTCGTAGGATCGTCTCACCTGATACTCCATGACGTGCTCGACCGTCTCGGTGGCTAACCCGCCCGTGGCATTATCGTAATAGACCGCATCGACGGCGGTATCCTCGACGCTTCCGGCCTCGACGAGGCAGAATCTCCACAGCCGCTGTTCCTGGTCGCCTACTCTTACCACGGAGGACTCCACGTCATAGGAGTAATCCGACACGATACTCTTTCTGATACCGGCCCCGGGAAGAAACAAGCTCGCTCCATAGGATTCGACCACGTTTATAGGCGACAATAGGGTATATCTCCAAGACAGGGTCCCCCCCGGCAAGGCGGTGGTCCCCCGCTTCGTGATCCGCTTCAACGATCCAGAGGGAGTCGTCCCATAATAGCCGCCTCCAGGACCGTCTTCGTCTACCGAACCGGAGGAGTCTCCCCGGCGTCCCAGGATAACCACCACGCCGGAGGCGTACCCGTCGAGATCCAGATCCCGGGCCTGTACGTCGTCCAGGTTCAACCCCTTGCAGGGATAGGTTTTACAAGGCCGGGGCGGAGCTACTTTCAGGGTTCCGTCCTGGGTCATATAGGCGATGGCTCCCCCGAGGGTGGCGAGGTCCAAAACGGCGTTCGCCGCCGTCTGGCCCGAAACCAGGTGTCGGGCGTCCACCGGGACGTCTCTGTCCAGAGTCACGTCCGCTTTCAACCCGCACCCCTCCGCCAGCTCGGACAAGACATCTCCCAGGGTGGATCCTTTTATCTGGTGAGGCAACAGAGGGCTTTTCATGAGCCGGAACCCCGCATCGTAGCCGGAGAGGGACCACAACACCCGTCCGTCCTCGGCGTCCCCCAGTTTATCCGCCCGGGACACCAGCCCGTTTTCCATGATCCCCGGGACCGTCCAAGATCCACCAAGCTCCGGAGGACTCCCCGCAGGCAACAGTACCTTTCCCTGCCATGTCCCTATGAGGGCCCGTAATTCTCTTCTATAGGAAAACTCCACATATCCATCCGGCAGGGCCGGGGCCTGTATTTCCCGCACTACTTCACCTCCAAAACGACTTCCGCCTCGGCGATGTCCGACCGCCTGGGCCTCGATGTCACCGCTATCATGGGATCTCCGCCGGAGGAGCCCTCGACCGGCAGGAAAACCGACCATATCGGCAGGTATCCGACCCATCCGTAGACCACTCCGCCAGATGGATGTATCGACACCGGAATCTCTCTGGTAGTCCGGGCCACGCCGTTCACATCCGCCCAGGGCCTTATCATGTGGGCCGACGCCGGAAGCCCCGACACCCAGGCGGGAACGCCCGAGAGATCCACCGACGCCGCCTCGCCTCTGGAAAGGACGGCGGAGAGTTCCGAGGTCCATCTCATGGCCCCAGAGACGCAAAGGTCCTCCCAGTCGCAGAGTCGTCCGGTCTCTCCGAATACCGGACGGTCCACCACCCACCGAGGCGATACGCTGGCGTCCGCCTCCACGGGGCACAACATCCAGCGGAACGGACGGAAAACCTGCATATCCTCCGATCGCAGACCCCTAAAGGACACGTCCAACCTGGTCAGCTTACCGGCATTCGTGAGAGGTTCGAATCGAAACGCCGGACGACACAAACCGACCCTGCCGACCTGCAAAGTCTCCAGATACAACAAAATAGTCCGAGGCTCCACCTCCAGGGTCAAAACATCGTGAGTCTCCTGCCTCGTAACGTTGGCCACCGCCGTCTCTGGCTCTCCGTTCAGGCTGACAGCCAGGCAGAGAGGCGGTTCCCCGCCGCAAAGATGCAGACTTGCCCAGCAGGATACGCTATCCATGGGCTACTCCCCCGCCATAGGTTCGTCTATATCCAGGCTTCCATCGTAGGCCCTGGTGGACAAAGCCTGTATCTCGTAGGACCGACCGTCGAAAAACTCCCCGTCGACTGCCCTTATCCGGTGAAGCCCCGACAGCTTTATCTGCTCCACCACGTACTCTATTCCCTGATGGGAGAAGACCTCGCCGACCGTGAAAAATCCCGCAGGGTGAGAGGTGAAATGCCCCTGAAAGGTGGCCCTGAAACGGACCCTGCCGCCGGGGCGACGGACGAAAACAGTCTCCCCCGAGGCTGTGACCACCATCTCGCCGTGGGGGATCTCCTCGATATCCGTAAGTTCGTAGTTGGCCACCGGGTCGTAGCTCATGGGACCACCCTCCTCAGTACCCCAGATCGAATGACTTGACTATCCCCCGGCCGATCTCCCGACCGGTCTTGTCCGCATCCTCCGGACGTTTTACGTTGACCGTGCCTATCTGTATCGATATAGGGGCGGACACCTTGTTGACCGTCCCGCCGAATTCGCCCTTACCGGAGAACTTCGGCATCCTGCTTTGAACCCCCAGGTTGGAAAGCTCCAGCTTGGCGTGGTAGGCTTTCAGATCTCCCATCAAGGCGGAGCTGAATTTCATACCGGCATATTCTTTTTCTATCTGATCTCCGGTTTTTTTGACGAGCTCGTCCGTCCTCTTCTGAATGAGCTTCATGGCCTCTGTCAGAGCGGGACCTTTTATAAAGCCGTCCTGAATGGCCCCGGTCAGAATCTTTACGATGGAATCCTGCCCCTTGCCCATGGCCCCGGCTATGGAGGCCATAAGAGCGTCTCCCCCCTCCGTTCCCATCTTCTCCATGGCGGATACGAAGGCGGTGGCCATATAGGGATCCTCGTCGGCGAGAGACTTCTTTATCTCCTCTACCGCCTTCAATATGGAGTCTCTCATCACGGCATCGGCCTCTTCGGCGGAGACTCCCAATGTTTCCATCGCCTCTTTGCCGCCGGCTTTTATCTCCACTACACGCTTCTTAAGGTCCGAGATGGCTAAATCTATCTTTCTGATCGGCTTATCGCTAACCCACCTGGCTAGGAGATCGTCGGGGTTATCAAAAAGCTCTTCATCATCGAATAGACTAGCTAGAGAAAACGGGTCCTCTTCAAGCTTTTTCATATCATCCGATACGTTTTTGATCTTATCGTCCAAATCCTCGACGGCCTTGGAGGTCTCTTTTAGCGATACACTCGTCTTTTTGTTCTTCTCTATCCATTTCTGAATCGGTTCAGGCAGACTTTCGAGGGCCTCTTTATCTCCCTTCAAGGCCTCTTCGAACCCTTCCAGATCCTCCAGCCCCATATCCAGGCCTATATTCGCCCCGGCACCACCAAGAGCGAGCTTAAGCTCGTAGAACCAAGCTCCCTTGTACTTGATCAACGCCCGCATCTCGTTGCGAAAGTCCTTGGCCCAGCGAGACAGTCGTCCACTGTCTCCCAACTTATTAATCATCTCCGATAATGCCGCTCCGCTTTTTATAAGCCACTTAGCGATGGAAGTACCCTCGATAAAAGCCGCCACCTTGTTGAACTTCTCCATCATATCGGCCAAGTCGCCAAAAGATCCCGCAAGGCTTAGAACTCCTCCGGCTATGGACAAAACCTTACCGGAGGCCCACCCGTATATTATGATCTTGGTCAGGCTGTCGGCGTGTTCTATCAGGAGCTCCCAGGGGATCATGTCGGCTATGGTCTTAAGCGATCGATAGATAGCCTTCAGCATTCTGCCGAAGGTCTCGCACTGATCGGTGAAGGAGGCGACATCGACCTTCTCCAACGCCTCTTTGAACTCTTCCACTTGTATATTGCCTAACCCCAATCCTTCGAAGAAGGCATCAACCGAGCCCTTAAGCACCTGGTTTTCGTCCGCCCATTCGACGAGAACCTCCAGCAGTTCGGCAACGTGGGCGACATATCGAGACACCTCGTCTCCCAACGGCTCAAGGAGCTTGTCTTTCGCGGTATTCCTAAGTGATTGAAGAGACTCTATCAACGTAGATGTTTCCTCGTCGGCCGTTTCGATCGCTCCCTCGGCCTTCGACAAGACCTCCACCAACGCTCCGAGCTCGAAGCGGTTCTCCCTGATAGCCGCCGCCATGTCCGGACCTGCATCGGCGCCGAAATACTTCACGGCCTTGTTTATGGCATCTCCTTCGGTGGTGGCGTTTTTTATGCTATTCGTAAGGTCCTTCCATCCCTGAACCAGGTTCCGGACACCGCTTCGGGTCATGTTGGTTATCGCCTGGCCAAGACCGGACAGGGCCTTTTCGGTGCTGACCCCTTCCTTCTCCCACTTGCCCAACAACCCGAGAGCCTCCTCCAGGGAGAAGCCCAGCTGCCTGAACTTGGTTCCATAGGTAACGGCCTTCTCCGCCAGGTTTTCTATGGAAGCCCCCGTCGATCTGGATGCAACGAACAGCGCATCCAACGCCTCGGTCTGTTTATCCGTCGAGATGGACCAGTCCCCGAAGAGCCTGGAACCCAGACGAACCGCGTTGTTGAGATCCACTCCGGTGACGTCCGACAGGGACAGATACTGCTGGGTCAATTTCTCCAGAGCCTCACCGGCGGCCCCGGTCGCCACCCGAACAGCCGCCAGAGCCTGGGCCACCTCTCCGTATCCGGACACCGGGTTTTCCCTGAAAAGCCTTCTGACGATGTCCTCGTATTCTTTCAGGGCCTCTTCGCCTTCTCCGGTTTTCTGGGCGACGACCGCCATGGCCTCCTCGAGGTCCTGGGCCACCGAGAAAGCGGCCAATCCGGTTCCCGCGGCGGCGGTTTTGGCCGCAAGGCCTACCGCCACAAGCCCCTTCATAGCCGGGTCGAAAACCTTCCCTACCGACTGGCCGTAGGTCTCCAGGCGGTGACCGTTCAGATAGAGGGTTTTCTGCAATCTGTCGAAGGCGCTCACGGCCTGATCTACACGAGCCCCTACGTTTATCTGTACGTCCCGCTTGGACAAAAGATCACCTCCGGAGAGAAATAAAAAAAAGCCGCCCCTGAGGGACGACTTTTTGAACGAGAGAGTAAGCTTCGTTGCGTATAGTAGCACTTAGTGCTACTATACTAGCATGAACCGGATATTTATAACAAAGGCATTTTATCGTTGGATGTCCAAAAATCGCATCAACAACGACAGCATCATAGCCGCCGTAAAAGAGATGGAATCCGGTCTAATCGATGCGAACCTTGGAGGATACATCTGCAAAAAAAGGATTCCTCTCCCGGGGCAAGGGAAAAGGGGTAGCGCAAGAACGATAGTCGCAACCAAGCAGGAGAATAGCTGGTTCTTCATTTATGGATTTAACAAGAACGAGCGTTCAAACATATCCTCGAAAGAACTCGAGTCCTTTCAGGAAATGGCAAGAGGGTTGCTGTCTCTGACAAATCAAAAACTATCTTTAGCTACTAGAAATGGCGCATTGAAGGAGGTGTCGTCAAAATGAGCCGTATACTTGAAGAAATGCACGAAACAGCTCGTGACCTGTACGAAGCGGGAAGCTTTTCCAAAAACCAGATGCAAAACTTCGACGTAATGTGTCTCCCGAAGGTTCCCAACTATTCTCCGGAGAACATCAAACATATTCGTTCTTTGTACGATCTAAGTCAAAAAAACTTAGCTTTTCTCCTTAACGTCAGTCTATCTACTCTACAAAAGTGGGAAACCGGAGCGAAAAAACCGGCAGGGGCGGCCAGAAAACTCCTGAACGTCTTGGAATCAAAAGGAATATCCGCTCTGCTTTAAACGCACATTACCAAGGGCCATCATCTCGACGATGGCCCTTGATGACTTTAATCAGTATTGGTTAACCTTTACTCCACCATGGCCGTTATACCGAAGTGATCCAGAAACCACTCCCTGCCTCTTTCGTTGTACACGAAGGTGTTGACCTCCTTGCTGGAATAACGGGACTTGCTTCTTATCCAGTAGCCGTATTCTCCGTCCTCCCCCGCCGGGCTCTTCAGATGATGGGACTTGGCCACCTTGCCCACCACCTGGGCGGAGACTCCACACTCCTTCCCTATGTCGGTGGCAGAGTACATCGGCTCGGCGGATCTGGGAAGCAGACGAGTCAGATCGACGTCTGTAACCAGCTCGCCGTACTTGGCCATAAAGACGGTCTTGGACTCTTTGGTCATGACGTCCTTGAAGGCGTCCATGCCCTTCAGGATCATCTTGGCCATTCGACAGTTGGCGTTTCGCTCCATGATGGCGAGACGTTTTTCCGCAAGCTCTTCCTTTCTGCCGTTCTTGGATGGATCGACGCCGGGAAGAGCGTAGCTTCCGGTTTTTCGTATGGTCGGCAAAAGCTCGTGGGTAACCCAGCGTTTGAATCGTTTGGCCCCTGGCTTGTTCGACCGCATGATCAGGATATACAAGCCGGACTCGGAAATCAGTAGAGTGTCTCTGTTTTGACCTGATACGAAAAGTTTTCGTATCAGCTTCTCATCCTCGTCCAGCTTCGAGCATGATTTACTGACATCCGATAACCCCAGCACATCACATACATCTTTTGCCACCCACCAAGGGTTGCCGTTGATGAATACCACCCTTACCAC carries:
- a CDS encoding phage tail tape measure protein, which produces MSKRDVQINVGARVDQAVSAFDRLQKTLYLNGHRLETYGQSVGKVFDPAMKGLVAVGLAAKTAAAGTGLAAFSVAQDLEEAMAVVAQKTGEGEEALKEYEDIVRRLFRENPVSGYGEVAQALAAVRVATGAAGEALEKLTQQYLSLSDVTGVDLNNAVRLGSRLFGDWSISTDKQTEALDALFVASRSTGASIENLAEKAVTYGTKFRQLGFSLEEALGLLGKWEKEGVSTEKALSGLGQAITNMTRSGVRNLVQGWKDLTNSIKNATTEGDAINKAVKYFGADAGPDMAAAIRENRFELGALVEVLSKAEGAIETADEETSTLIESLQSLRNTAKDKLLEPLGDEVSRYVAHVAELLEVLVEWADENQVLKGSVDAFFEGLGLGNIQVEEFKEALEKVDVASFTDQCETFGRMLKAIYRSLKTIADMIPWELLIEHADSLTKIIIYGWASGKVLSIAGGVLSLAGSFGDLADMMEKFNKVAAFIEGTSIAKWLIKSGAALSEMINKLGDSGRLSRWAKDFRNEMRALIKYKGAWFYELKLALGGAGANIGLDMGLEDLEGFEEALKGDKEALESLPEPIQKWIEKNKKTSVSLKETSKAVEDLDDKIKNVSDDMKKLEEDPFSLASLFDDEELFDNPDDLLARWVSDKPIRKIDLAISDLKKRVVEIKAGGKEAMETLGVSAEEADAVMRDSILKAVEEIKKSLADEDPYMATAFVSAMEKMGTEGGDALMASIAGAMGKGQDSIVKILTGAIQDGFIKGPALTEAMKLIQKRTDELVKKTGDQIEKEYAGMKFSSALMGDLKAYHAKLELSNLGVQSRMPKFSGKGEFGGTVNKVSAPISIQIGTVNVKRPEDADKTGREIGRGIVKSFDLGY
- a CDS encoding type II toxin-antitoxin system RelE/ParE family toxin, which codes for MNRIFITKAFYRWMSKNRINNDSIIAAVKEMESGLIDANLGGYICKKRIPLPGQGKRGSARTIVATKQENSWFFIYGFNKNERSNISSKELESFQEMARGLLSLTNQKLSLATRNGALKEVSSK
- a CDS encoding helix-turn-helix domain-containing protein, whose translation is MCLPKVPNYSPENIKHIRSLYDLSQKNLAFLLNVSLSTLQKWETGAKKPAGAARKLLNVLESKGISALL
- a CDS encoding Bro-N domain-containing protein gives rise to the protein MEAQGRSVDLSETVAVMERNDEKGEIRSAFDFFRAAESRREAGEMIDVLEANPVTGDSDVTLFEFERMVVRVVFINGNPWWVAKDVCDVLGLSDVSKSCSKLDEDEKLIRKLFVSGQNRDTLLISESGLYILIMRSNKPGAKRFKRWVTHELLPTIRKTGSYALPGVDPSKNGRKEELAEKRLAIMERNANCRMAKMILKGMDAFKDVMTKESKTVFMAKYGELVTDVDLTRLLPRSAEPMYSATDIGKECGVSAQVVGKVAKSHHLKSPAGEDGEYGYWIRSKSRYSSKEVNTFVYNERGREWFLDHFGITAMVE